The Candidatus Cloacimonadota bacterium nucleotide sequence CAGCCGCCGTGTTCGCTGGTGGTGTAGCCTGCGGCGGTGCGGACTACTTTGTGCAGTATCTGGTAATAGCCCTGGCCCACCGGTACCACCAGGATCCCCTCCGGGGCGAGTTGTTCCTTGAGGCGCGGGGGGATCTCCGCGGCCGCGGCGCTCACGACTATCTTGTTGAATTCCTTGAAGGCCGGATAGGCTTTTTGCCAGCCTAGGGCGCCGTCGCCGATGCGGAAATGGATGTTTTTGTAGCCCTGTTCCTTAAGCAGGCCTTGGGCTTTGAGAGACAGGGCTTCCAGCCGCTCCACGGTGCAGACGGTTTGCGTCAGTTCTGCCAGCAGAGCGCTTTGATAGCCGCTGCCGGTGCCGATCTCCAGCACCGTGTCCGTCTCCTTGAGTTCCAAATATTGCAGCATGATGGCGATCATCAGCGGCTGGGAAATGGTTTGGGCCAGTTCGATGGGCAGCGGCTGGTTGCGGTAGGCATAATCCCTGTACTGCGGAAGCACATAGACCTCGCGCGGCACCTTGGCGAACGCGGACAATACCCGTTCGGCGGTGATCCCTGAACGGGCCAGGTCCTGCACCAGAAGAGCGCGCTGGTCTTCAAACCGCATCAGGCCTTCTCAAACTGGAGCAGGTAATTCGTCTCCAGCCATTCCAGGATGCCAGGAAATGCCTCGCCGTGGGTGAGGCTGATGCCCAAAGGCGTGATGGAGATGTAGTTTTCAGCGATGGCCTCTGCGTCTGTTCCTTTCTGGATCTCCCAGGCGGGAAGGTCGCCACCGATGCGGTAAACAAAGCCGTCTTCAAGTTCTTCGACCACCGTGATGAAATTGTAATATCTGCGGTGCCCGGTGTTGGTGAGCCGTACCCCCCGGACCGCTTCAGGGGTAGTGTTGGGAAAATTGATGTTCAGGATGCCGCGCTCGGGAATGAGGGCGTCCACCCCCAGTTCCAAGAGTTTCACCATCCAGCCGGCGGCGGTGTCAAAGTTCTGGCCCTGATAGGAATTGATGGAAACGGCGATAGCCTTGTAGCCGAAGAGGCTGGCTTCCAGGGCGGCAGCCACCGTTCCGGAGTAGAGCACGTCCTCGCCCATGTTCTGGCCGGCGTTGATGCCGGAGATCACCAAGTCCGGCGCTTTGGAAAGGATCTTCTGGGTGGCCAGCACCACGCAATCCACTGGAGTGCCGTCCACGCTGTATTCGTTGGGCTGCAGCTCTTTCATCCGCAGGTCCCGGCGCAGGGTTATCGAATGTGAGGCAGCACTGCGCTCGCGGTCCGGGGCCACAATGGTCAGTTCGTGTCCGGCCGCCTTGAGGTGCGAAGCCAGGACCCTGATGCCCGGAGCGAACACTCCGTCATCGTTGCATAACATTATCTTCATTACATTACTCCATAAATCTCGCCTTGCGCGGGTTCAGCGCATGTACACCAGCACCACGGCCAGAATGATCGCAGCCATGGCCAGAAACACCCAGTGCTCAGCTATGAAGGTCCAAAATGTGTGCCGGTGGCGGCGTTTACGCCGTAGTCCTCCGGCTGACACGTGGACGTTCTTTTTCGCTCCCAGCTTGGGAATGGGCAAGCCGCGTGTTTTATTATAAGCCTTTTCCGCCTCCGTAAGCCACTTCACTTTGCCGTCACCCATCCGGTAAGGTTTGTAACCCAGTTCCTCATAGTGCTTTTTATGCACCGCGGGAACGTCTGTGATGCTTGCCGGATCTAGCTCTTCGACTATTTCGAAGCGTTTCGTGTTCATATGGTATCCTTTGAAAAAGTACCTAAATTTGGGTAAATAATTCTGTCAAGCACTATCTCAGGCAGGCCTTGCGCCTGTTTTCCCGGGGAAGATTTGCATGGGGAGGGAGGCGAAAATCTGCCCCGGATGGGTGAAAGATGACCGCTTTTTCGGATCCGGCCCCGGGGGAGGCCCCAAGCTGAATTCCATCTTGGCACAGAAATATTGAGTTTAGGCTTGAAAATTGTATGCGGGAGGGGCAGAATTTTGTTTTCATGGAGAACCACTGAAATGCCCAAACGACCCTTGCTGATCCTTATAACCCTGCTGCTGGCCGCGGCAATATTTCCCGTTCTTGTATGCGCCGACCAGATTTTGCCTGGCGACCAGCTGCAGATCTACGGCCGCTTCACGGAAACGCCGCCGCCGGTGGGTCCCGTGCGCCCCATCGCGGAGTTTGAGCCCGCCTCCCATGTACTGATCCGCTATCCGCTGGGCATTCCTCTTACTCTGGTGGAGCAGCTTTCCAACACCGCGGAAGTGCTCTGCATCGTTTCTTCGGCCTCGGTGCAGAATACTGCCGCCACCGCTTTCAACAACGCAGGCGTGAACATGGCCAACGTGGATTTCATGATCGCGGCAACGGATTCATATTGGACCCGGGATTTCGGGCCCTGGTTCATTTTCGACGGCAACGGCGATTACGGCGTGGTGGATTTCAAGTACAACCGGCCCCGGCCCAACGACAATCTCATCCCCCAGGTCTTCGCCACCCAGCAAGACTTGGCCTACTTTGGCATGAACCTCTACCAGACCGGTGGAAACTACATGTGCGATGGCCTCAACACAGCCGCCCAGACCACCATCGCCTACACGGAAAACCCCAGCCTCACCCAGGCCCAGGTTGCGCAGAAAATGCACGACTATCTGGGCATCGAAAACTTCCACGTGCTGCCCGATCCCAACAATACCTACATCGACCACATCGATTGCTGGGGTAAGTTTCTCGCCCCGGACAAAGTGCTGATCCGCAGCGTGCCCGGTTCTCATTCCCAGTATGACGAGCTTGAGCAGACTGCGGCCTATTTTGCCGCTGCCAACTGCGCTTGGGGCTATCCCTACCGGGTCTACCGGGTCAACACTCCGCAAAACCAGCCCTATACAAACTCCCTGATCCTGAACAAAAGGGTGTTCGTGCCAATCATGAACAGCACCTACGACGCGGCAGCCCTGCAGGTCTATCAGAACGCGATGCCCGGATATGAGGTCATCGGAGTTACAGGCTCGGGTTCGGCACCCTGGGAATCCACCGATGCCCTGCACTGCCGCACCCACGAGATCCCGGACCAATATATGCTGGAGGTCAGGCACCAACCGTATCACGGCGAGTACGAGGCCTCTGCAGGGTGGGCCTTCAGCGCCGGGCTGATCCCTCACAGCGGGCAAGCCCTGATCGCCGATTCCGTCTATGTGGCCTATAGGGTTAACCAGAACGCCTGGCAGACCGCATTACTGACATACAACTCCGGAATCGATTACGGGACAACCCTTTCCGGTTTCGCCCCCGGTGACACCATCCGTTACTACCTCCATGCCGCTGATCAATCCGGCCGCAGAGCTGACCACCCCGTGTTCGCAGAACTGGACCCTCATGTTTTCACCATCGCAGGCGACACCGAGGCCCCCGTTATCCTGCACAACCCGCCCACATCCATCGCTGGCGGCGAACACGTCTTTTCCGCCCTGGTTTCCGACAACATTAACGTGAGCGCCGTCCATCTCCGCTACCGGACAGACGAAGGCCCCATCACCGAACTACCGATGATGACGGATTCCGAGACCCCACCGAACCAATGGTGGGTGGAGCTGGACCTGCAGTTCGAACCCGGGGACGCTATTTTCCATTACCAGATCGAAGCCCGGGACAACGCCAACCCGGCTAATGTTGCCACCTACCCCTTCCCCGGCGAATGGCTGAACATCCCGATCGACCCAGTGAACATGTCTGACGAAAATATCCCCCAACCTGAATCTTCTTCATTGCGGATTTATCCCAATCC carries:
- a CDS encoding protein-L-isoaspartate(D-aspartate) O-methyltransferase, with the protein product MRFEDQRALLVQDLARSGITAERVLSAFAKVPREVYVLPQYRDYAYRNQPLPIELAQTISQPLMIAIMLQYLELKETDTVLEIGTGSGYQSALLAELTQTVCTVERLEALSLKAQGLLKEQGYKNIHFRIGDGALGWQKAYPAFKEFNKIVVSAAAAEIPPRLKEQLAPEGILVVPVGQGYYQILHKVVRTAAGYTTSEHGGCTFVPLIST
- the surE gene encoding 5'/3'-nucleotidase SurE; the encoded protein is MKIMLCNDDGVFAPGIRVLASHLKAAGHELTIVAPDRERSAASHSITLRRDLRMKELQPNEYSVDGTPVDCVVLATQKILSKAPDLVISGINAGQNMGEDVLYSGTVAAALEASLFGYKAIAVSINSYQGQNFDTAAGWMVKLLELGVDALIPERGILNINFPNTTPEAVRGVRLTNTGHRRYYNFITVVEELEDGFVYRIGGDLPAWEIQKGTDAEAIAENYISITPLGISLTHGEAFPGILEWLETNYLLQFEKA
- a CDS encoding agmatine deiminase family protein, which encodes MPKRPLLILITLLLAAAIFPVLVCADQILPGDQLQIYGRFTETPPPVGPVRPIAEFEPASHVLIRYPLGIPLTLVEQLSNTAEVLCIVSSASVQNTAATAFNNAGVNMANVDFMIAATDSYWTRDFGPWFIFDGNGDYGVVDFKYNRPRPNDNLIPQVFATQQDLAYFGMNLYQTGGNYMCDGLNTAAQTTIAYTENPSLTQAQVAQKMHDYLGIENFHVLPDPNNTYIDHIDCWGKFLAPDKVLIRSVPGSHSQYDELEQTAAYFAAANCAWGYPYRVYRVNTPQNQPYTNSLILNKRVFVPIMNSTYDAAALQVYQNAMPGYEVIGVTGSGSAPWESTDALHCRTHEIPDQYMLEVRHQPYHGEYEASAGWAFSAGLIPHSGQALIADSVYVAYRVNQNAWQTALLTYNSGIDYGTTLSGFAPGDTIRYYLHAADQSGRRADHPVFAELDPHVFTIAGDTEAPVILHNPPTSIAGGEHVFSALVSDNINVSAVHLRYRTDEGPITELPMMTDSETPPNQWWVELDLQFEPGDAIFHYQIEARDNANPANVATYPFPGEWLNIPIDPVNMSDENIPQPESSSLRIYPNPCHFGLSGSLTIECKGVVDTTPMLNIFNSKGQLVYRDGRPRSFSDGISFVWNGYDLRGRKMAPGIYFLRLDTDDISLSRKILIMD